Proteins encoded by one window of Plasmodium falciparum 3D7 genome assembly, chromosome: 4:
- a CDS encoding alpha tubulin 2, with product MREVISIHVGQAGIQIGNACWELFCLEHGIQPDGQMPSDQVVAGGDDAFNTFFSETGAGKHVPRCVFVDLEPTVVDEVRTGTYRQLFHPEQLISGKEDAANNFARGHYTIGKEIVDVCLDRVRKLADNCTGLQGFLMFNAVGGGTGSGLGCLLLERLAIDYGKKSKLNFCSWPSPQVSTAVVEPYNSVLSTHSLLEHTDVAIMLDNEAIYDICKKNLDIERPTYTNLNRLIAQVISSLTASLRFDGALNVDVTEFQTNLVPYPRIHFMLSSYAPIISAEKAYHEQLSVSEITNSAFEPASMMAKCDPRHGKYMACCLMYRGDVVPKDVNAAVATIKTKRSIQFVDWCPTGFKCGINYQPPTVVPGGDLAKVMRAVCMISNSTAIAEVFSRMDQKFDLMYAKRAFVHWYVGEGMEEGEFSEAREDLAALEKDYEEVGIESNDGEGEDEGYE from the exons ATGAGAGAAGTCATTAGTATTCATGTTGGACAGGCTGGTATTCAAATAGGAAATGCTTGctg ggaATTGTTTTGCCTTGAACATGGAATTCAACCGGATGGGCAGATGCCAAGTGACCAAGTCGTTGCTGGTGGTGATGATGCCtttaatacatttttctCAGAAACGGGAGCTGGAAaacat GTACCACGTTGTGTGTTCGTTGATTTAGAACCCACCGTCGTTGACGAAGTTCGAACAGGAACGTATCGTCAGCTGTTTCACCCTGAACAACTAATATCTGGAAAAGAGGATGCAGCAAATAATTTCGCAAGGGGACATTATACCATAGGAAAAGAAATTGTTGATGTATGTTTGGATAGGGTTCGAAAGTTGGCTGATAATTGCACTGGATTACAAGGATTTTTGATGTTTAATGCAGTAGGTGGAGGTACAGGTAGTGGTCTTGGttgtttattattagaaaGGTTGGCAATAGATTATGGAAAGAAatcaaaattaaatttttgttCGTGGCCATCTCCTCAAGTATCGACAGCTGTTGTAGAGCCTTATAATTCTGTATTATCAACACATTCATTGTTAGAACATACAGATGTGGCAATTATGCTCGATAACGAAgcaatatatgatatatgtaAGAAAAATTTAGATATAGAAAGGCCAACCTATACTAACTTGAATAGATTGATTGCTCAAGTTATCTCTTCATTAACAGCATCTTTAAGATTTGATGGTGCTTTGAATGTTGATGTAACAGAATTTCAGACTAATTTAGTACCATATCCTAGAATTCACTTTATGTTATCATCATATGCTCCAATCATAAGTGCTGAGAAGGCATATCACGAGCAATTGTCGGTTTCTGAAATAACGAATTCTGCCTTTGAGCCTGCATCTATGATGGCAAAGTGTGATCCCAGACATGGAAAATATATGGCTTGTTGTTTAATGTATAGAGGAGATGTAGTACCAAAGGATGTTAATGCTGCCGTCGCAACTATTAAGACTAAGAGATCTATACAATTCGTTGATTGGTGTCCTACGGGATTTAAATGTGGAATCAATTATCAGCCCCCTACCGTGGTTCCAGGAGGAGATTTAGCAAAAGTTATGAGAGCTGTTTGCATGATCAGCAACTCAACAGCAATTGCCGAAGTATTCTCACGAATGGACCAAAAATTTGATTTGATGTATGCGAAAAGGGCTTTCGTTCATTGGTATGTAGGTGAAGGTATGGAAGAAGGAGAATTTAGTGAAGCTAGAGAGGATTTGGCTGCCTTGGAAAAGGATTATGAAGAGGTAGGAATAGAATCGAATGATGGAGAGGGAGAAGATGAGGGATATGAatga
- a CDS encoding 40S ribosomal protein S19, with protein MAEQFTEDIGVVNKRLLEPVPFVKTNNCIKDVDADLFIRSYATHLKLHNKITYPKWCTFVKTGKGRKLAPLNEDWYFIRASSILRRLYLHPDIGVGFLRRQFSSKQRRGVAPNHTSLASGKILRSILQQLENLGYVEQNPKKKGRRLTTKGENAINNFARYINKKVYNKE; from the exons atg gCTGAACAATTTACCGAAGATATTGGTGTTGTAAACAAAAGGTTGTTAGAACCAGTACCTTTtgtaaaaacaaataattgtATAAAAGATGTAGATGCagatttatttattagatCATATGCGACTCACTTAAAATTACATAACAAAATAACATATCCTAAATGGTGTACCTTTGTGAAAACAGGAAAGGGTAGGAAATTAGCACCTTTAAATGAAGATTGGTATTTCATAAGAGCATCAAGTATTTTAAGAAGATTATATTTACATCCAGATATAGGAGTAGGATTTTTAAGAAGGCAATTTAGTTCTAAGCAAAGAAGAGGAGTAGCACCTAATCATACAAGTTTGGCTAGTGGAAAAATATTGAGATCGATTTTACAACAACTTGAAAATTTAGGTTATGTAGAACAAAATCCaaagaaaaaaggaagaagATTAACTACCAAAGGGGAAAATgcaataaataattttgcaAGATATATAAACAAGAAAGTGTATAACAAGgagtaa